In Oryza glaberrima chromosome 8, OglaRS2, whole genome shotgun sequence, the following are encoded in one genomic region:
- the LOC127781142 gene encoding FCS-Like Zinc finger 6-like — MMMMGKRGGRKNPMRRTTSMTEFAPPVDVLVGGRVADEAEAEAEADEATELEVSGGGEVEEEDAAVEEASYGWFGAGADGAGVRADWLAAYRARAAPALAGLRRNSADFSAVETAAFLRACGLCNRRLGPGRDTFMYKGDTAFCSLECRQQHITHEEWKEKRALAIATAAAAAPQPPPSMPDPTAAGSDNPAGGTLAAA; from the exons atgatgatgatggggaAGAGGGGTGGGAGGAAGAACCCGATGAGGCGGACGACGAGCATGACGGAGTTCGCGCCGCCGGTGGACGTGCTGGTGGGGGGGCGCGTGGCGgatgaggcggaggcggaggcggaggccgacgaGGCGACGGAGCTGGAGGTGAGCGGCGGGggggaagtggaggaggaggacgccgcggtggaggaggcgtcgTACGGGTGgttcggcgccggcgcggatgGCGCCGGGGTGAGGGCGGACTGGCTCGCCGCGTACcgggcgcgcgccgcgccggcgctcgCCGGGCTCCGCCGCAACTCCGCCGACTTCTCCGCCGTCGAGACCGCGGCCTTCCTCCGCGCCTGTGGCCTCTGCAACCGCCGCCTCGGCCCCGGCCGCGACACCTTCATGTACAA GGGCGACACGGCGTTCTGCAGCCTGGAGTGCAGGCAACAGCACATCACGCACGAGGAGTGGAAGGAGAAGCGCGCCCTCGCcatcgccacggcggcggcggcggcgccgcaaccgccgccgtcCATGCCGGACCCGACGGCCGCCGGCTCCGACAACCCCGCCGGAGGCACGCTCGCCGCGGCCTGA